The genome window CACAATCGCTATCTATTAAATCATTGTTTCAATAAAATAATACACCTTGAAAACACGGAGATCCAAGAGTTTGATGGGCGATACATCGACTATAACTTCTCGCTGCTTCAGACGAAGATCGAGTTACAAGAAATTGCAGTTGCTGAAGCTGAAGAAATTGAGAGATACGATCACATCATTGACAATCTTAGAGAGATCGCCACTTATAATTCGGAAGCCTCGAGAGGCAGAGCGTTAAAAGCCAGAGTCAGGTTTCAAGAGCGCTTGGAAGCACGTCGAATTAAAGAGCCCTTTGTCGATATCAAGCAGCCGAATATCCGTTTTGGCATCGAAAAGGAAATAGAAGACACCGTTGTGGTTAACGTCAATAACTATAGCGTTTCCTTTGACGAGTTGCTTTTGGACCATGTGAACTTTGAGATCAAATCGACAGATAAAGTAGCCCTGATCGGTCCAAACGGTACCGGAAAAACGACCTTACTCCGTGAAATCTTCCAAAACAATCAGGATTCCATTGAAATAAATGCTGATGCTACAGTGGCTTATTTATCTCAGTTTCAAGGTGAAATGCTTAAGGATTCGAATACCATACTAAATGACTTTATTGATGCCGGTTTTCAAACGTATGATGAGATTAGATCGCATCTTGTGCACTATGGCTTCGAAGGAGAAATCCTTGATCAGAAGATAGAGTCTTTATCTGGTGGAGAAAAAAACATGCTCCAATTGGCTAAAGTTGCTGCCAGTCAAGCGAGCGTATTGCTTCTTGACGAACCGACAAGCCATTTGGACATCTATAGCCAAATCGCATTGGAGAAAGCTATTGAGGACTACAAAGGTGCGATTCTCATGATTTCTCACGATTTCTATTCGGTTGTAAATGGTATGGATTATGTTTTGATTATCGAGGACAAGACGATTACTAAAATGAGTATTCAAGAATTTAGAGAGATGATATATACGAGTCATTTTAATGAAGACTATCTTGAAACGGAACAAAAGAAAAAGTCTGTTGAACTGAAAATCGAAATGGCTCTGAAAGATACTAATTTTGAACTTGCAAAAAGTCTGGTAGATGAGCTGGAAAAGCTGATTAAGTTGCTTTAGACAGCTAATTAGTTCATAAATTAAATCCCCCTGTATGCGGATTAAACCGTATACAGGGGGATTTCTTCTAGAAACAGCTAAACGAGCTAATTCGCTGCAGATCAATGCCGGTGTATAACCAGAAGAAGCCATTCCAGCGGAACCCAGCCACCGAATTTCTACCTACAAATACCGGGTACATCCAGAAGCCGGGACCACGATCCGGCCAAATATATGTGTAACGAAACAGACAGCCAGATATGGCTCTTGGATCAACTGCAAATAACGATGCGGGTTGCTGTGGAATGAATGATGGTGGCGGCCCGGTAGGTGCTTGCACGCCTTGTGGTCCACCGCCTCCACCACCGGGGAACGATGGCGGACCAGGCATTCCACCGGGTCCTCCTGGTCCCCCAGGTCCTCCGGGAAACCCAGGTCCACCAAACCCTCCGCCAGGTCCAAAAGGAGGTAAAAATGTCATATCACATCACTCCTGTTCATTAGTCTAATGTATTGTATGTAGGCCATTGAGCAGGGGAATGGGTGGGAGCCTATAGAAGGCCGCTAATTATAATGAAACGATCACAGCCGAAATGCTATTCCAGCAGTTCTAACTTTTAATAATATCTATAATTTGTTTTAGCGCCTTTTTGGCTTCAGGGATGGGGAATACCGGGAATACGTGATTCATTTTTGGATACTCGATATAATTGATATCTACAGATTGCCGGGCCGCTTTTTCTTTAAATTTACGTGCATCCGGAAGGAATAATTCATGGGTCCCGATAAACAGGGAGATTTTACCCAGATCTTTGATCTCGCCATGAAGCGGGCTGACCAGGTAGTGAGAGAGTGGCAGTTCACCTGCATATAATTTACCAGCTTCAACAAGCATGTCCCAGTTTAGCATGGGCTCATCATCAATCATTGCAATGACCTCGGGACTGCTCAATGTAATGTCAAGCCATGGGGATAACAGAATGATATCCTTGGGCTGAGGTAATCCTTGTTCTGCCAAATATTGCGCAAAGGCCAGCGTAAGGCCACCGCCCGCAGAATCACCCATGATGGTGATATTTTGCGGTTTGGTTATTTTCAAGATATGCTGATAGATGTTCAACACACATGCAATTGCATCCCTACACTGATAGTTTGGCGCTTTTGGATACACTGATGCATACACCGTACAATTTAATTGCTCCGTCAATTGATTCAGGAAATGCCAGTGCCATGTCAGTGGCTGCTCAACGTATCCTCCGCCAGGCAAATATAGAACAACCCGTTCATCAGATTGAGTGTTGGATTTCATAATATAAGTATCTACGGGGAGGCTCTGATCCTTGGTAATATTGTATTTGTGTTTAAGCTTCACAGGGACTTCATAGGGGACGCTATTACTCTTTCTACGTTCTTCCATAAATTCATGTACATTCATTTTTCTTTTCGTCATTTTGAGCAACAATTCTACAAGAAAACTTCGAATACTACGCATACTATCGACCTCCTTAGACAAATCATACTTGATTATAAGCATCAAATATATTTAATAATATTTTAGTATCCTAAACAATTAATTAAGGATAGGAAGAATGAGATGAATATTTCCCAGCTTCAATATCTAATATCTGCTGCACAATTCGGTTCATTTACCAAGGCAGCAAGTGTACATCATCTAACCGTGCCAACAATCAGCCAATCCATCAAACAGCTTGAAGAAGAGATGGATACCATCATTTTTCACCGCACCAAAAAGGGCGTTTCTCCGACAACAGAAGGGGAGTTGATCCTGAAACATGCAGCAGCTATTCTAAAAAATATAGACAGTATGCAGCAAGAATTGCTCATGTTAAAGGAAGATCATATGGAGAGCATTACGATTGCAACCATTCCCGGTTTTGTTCCGCAAGTCGTTCAGGCAACGTTAGAGCTAATGCAAAGTTATCCGGCGCTTAAGGTGCAGATGATTGAAGGAGATACTCAGACCGTCATGAAGCAAGTACAGGAAGGTTACGCGAACATGGGTTTATTATCCTACAGTAAAAGTCAACAAAATTCTACGTTTGAATGGTTCCCGATCGTTGAGGGCAGTGCTGTAATCATTATGAATACAAGCTCACCACTGCGTTTTTTCAAAATGATATCTCCAGAAACCTTGGAGAACGAAGTGTTTGTTCTATATAAAGATGAACATATCGAAAATATTGCCCATGATCTGATGTCTGCAAGTGCTGGCAATCGAATATCTCTAATTACGAATAACACTGATGCGTTGGGTCAGATGGTTGTTAAGGGCAATGCGATTACAATTGCTCCCGATTTTATCGTTAATGCTTTGGCCTCCACCTATAAGGAACAATTGGTCACGGTTCCAATCCAACAACTCGGCTCCGATAACAAACCCATACTGGGTAGAATTACAAAAGTGAATGAGCCAATCCCTATAATGGTTGAAGAATTTACAGCCAGACTTACGGATCTGGTTAATCATATTAGTCCCCAGATGAATTGAAGGACATACGGAGATATCGGCATCAACTTTTCTGTGCTTCTCACAGGAAAGTTGACTCACACCATAAAGTGATATATTTTTATATCAAATGATAATTTAAGTTTTTATATTTTCACAAAATACGAAGAGATTGGACGGATGCAGCTATGAAAATGCCTTCGAACATTAAATTAATGGTGGATAGCACTTCAGATTTATCAAAGCAACTGCTCGACCAGTACGATATCAGCGTTGTACCTTTATATGTCGTTATGGGCGCTCAATCCTACAAAGATAATATAGATATCATGACTGGAGAATTGTATCGTCGCTCAGATGAAGAAGGCATCATTCCCAAAACAGCAGCGCCATCTCCAGCCGATTTCATTCATTATTTTGAAAAATCACTCAAAGAAGGCAAACAAATCTTATATATCAGTATGTCATCCAAGGTGTCTTCCACTAACCAGAATGCACATATTGCAGCATCCGAGCTACCGCATGGGCAGGTTCATATCGTGGATTCCATGCATCTGTCTGCAAGCTATGCCATGCTGGTGGTACGTGCGGCAAGGGCACTTGAAGAGGGTTGTTCGCTTGAACAAGTGATCAAGGATATTGAGAATGTACGAGAGAAGGTTAATATTGAGGTATTCGTGGACCGTCTGGATTATCTGTATAAGGGTGGACGAGTGAGCAGTTTACAGCATTTGATCGGGAATGTCCTTAAAGTCCGTCCTGTGCTGAATATTATTCAGGGAGAAGTGCGCTCTATTCGGAAGTATCGCGGGAAAATGGAAAAGGCTCTGGACGGAGTTGTTCAAAAAATTGTTAGCCGTAAAGATGAGATTTGTCCAAACGTACTTATTATCGCTCAAACCTTTGCAGAGAAAATGACGGATAAACTGTATGCATCTCTGATGCAAACGAATCACTTTAAAGATATTATTCTTATTGAGGGCGGGTGTGTTATTGGCTCGCACACAGGTCCTGGTTCAATTGCTGTCAGTTATATCGATTTGTAAAACTCCATGTGACAGCTTTTTTCAGAATATCGGAGTAGAGATTAGCCAACCACCTAAGTGGTTGGTTTTTTTTATATTCAGAACCTTTATTCCAGAATTTAAGTGATATCTCCTATCTAGTGAAGTGTTGACAAAAACAAATGATCTTTGTATTATACCCATAGGGGTATACGTATTAATCTCCTGTTTATAACGGAGTGCAGAGCCATTTCTGAAGAAAAACATATCATTCGTTGCTCTGTTCTAATGCTTGTCTTATTCATAATCATATTGGAGGAGGTCGTTACAGTGTCCGAAATTAAAGTAGATCAAACCATTGATTGCAAGGGGCTTGCGTGTCCTATGCCGATCGTAAGAACGAAAAAGGCTATCGATCAACTTGATGCTGGTCAAGTTATTGAAATACAAGCTACAGATAAGGGTTCTCTCGCGGACATCCAAGGCTGGGCCAAAAATACAGGTCATCATTATCTGGGAACATTAGAGGATAATGACGTTCTTAAACATTATGTTCGCAAAGCGAGTGCGACCGAAACCAAAGAAGAGAAGAAACATCCATATGTCATTTCAACTGATGAATTACAGAAAAAACTTGCAGATCATGAGAAGGTGACTGTACTGGACGTACGTGAACCTGCTGAATATGCATTTAATCGAATTGCGGGAGCCATTTCTATTCCGCTTGGTGAACTCGAGAACCGAATCCAGGAGCTTAATCAGGAAGATGATATTTATGTTGTATGCCGAACCGGCAATCGTAGTGATCTGGCTTGTCAATTTCTTACCGAAAAAGGATTCAAAAAAGTAAATAATGTAGAGCCAGGCATGACTGGCTGGACAGGGCCAACAGAAAAATAAATAACAATTAAAAAATCGGAGGTAATAACAATGAGTACAAAAGTGGCTATTATTGCAAGCAATGGTGGGATGTTCGATGCATACAAAGTGTTTAATATTGCTACCGCTTCAGCAGCAACTGAAGCAGAGGTTGCCATTTTCTTCACATTTGAAGGATTAAACTTGATTCATAAGCAAGCCCATCACCAGCTGCCGCTCCCGGCAGGAGCTGAACATATTGCTGAAGGCTTTACAAATGCAAATGTTCCATCTATTCCACAGCTCGTAGAAATGGCTCAGGAGTTGGGAGTCAAAATTATAGCTTGTCAAATGACGATGGATGTAATGAACCTGACCAAAGAAGACTTTATCGATGGGATTGAGGTCGGCGGAGCAGTCACTTTTCTAGATTTTGCGAAGGATGCCAATGTTACATTGTCGTTCTAATGAGCTTGCAGGATGAAAGGGGAAACTAGCAATGGAATTAAGAACAATGACGGCAAAGGAACTAACTACTATTGTCTTGGCTAAAGAAGAAATATTTATCCTTGATGTTCGGAATGAAACAGATTTCAACGATTGGAAGATTGAAGGATACGGTGTAGATATCGTGAACATTCCTTATTTTGATCTGTTAGACGGCGTTGATGATGCACTCGACAAGATTCCTGATGGGAAAAAATTGCTTGTTGTTTGTGCAAAGGAAGGCTCTTCCAAATTTGTGGCAGAACAAATTGTTGAAGCTGGCAGAAGCAACGTCTATTACCTTGAAGGCGGCATGAAATCATGGAGTGAACATCTGGAACCCGTCAAAGTTGGCGAATTGAAGGATGGAGGTTCATTGTTTCAGTTCGTAAGAGTTGGGAAAGGCTGTTTGTCTTATATGGTTATTTCGGGGGGAGAAGCCGCAGTGATTGACACCCTGCGGATGACGGAAGTGTTTGAACAGTTTGCAAGAGAGCAAGGAGTACAAATTAAACACACACTGGATACACACCTGCATGCCGATCATATTTCAGGCGGACGAAAATTAGCTGAGCATACGGGTGCCACTTATTGGCTGCCTCCAAAAGATGCAACGGAAGTTACTTTTAATTATGAGAAGCTTGAAGAAGGGCGTGACATCAAGGTCGGCAGCACAACGATTCAAATTCAGCCCATTTACTCTCCCGGACACACCATCGGAAGCACATCCTTTATTATAGATAACCAATATCTGTTGACCGGCGATATCCTGTTCATTGAATCGATTGGTCGTCCTGATCTGGCGGGTCTTGCAGAGGATTGGGTAGGTGATCTTCGTGAAACACTTTATACACGATATAAAGTACTTTCTTCAGAGCTTATCGTCCTGCCTGCACACTTTGGAAAAGTAACGGAGCTCGGGGAAGGCGGCCGAGTTATGGCGAAACTTTCTGATTTGTATCAAAAAAATCCGGGCCTTAACATTGGTGATGAGCAAGATTTCCGTCGCACGGTGACCAAGAATCTTCCACCTCAACCGAATGCGTATCAGGAGATCCGGCAGACAAACATGGGTAAAATTACACCCGATGAAGATAAACAACGTGAGATGGAAATTGGTCCCAACCGCTGTGCCGTGCATGACAATTAAAAGGAGGAACATGAGATGAAAACAGATATGACTGTAGATACGAAAGGATTGGCATGTCCTATGCCGATTGTTAAAGCAAAGAAAGCACTGGATAGTCTGGAAGCCGGACAGATCATGGAAGTCCTGTCTACGGATAAAGGTTCCCTTAATGACTTTCAGGCTTGGGTGAAGCAAACGAAACATGAATTGATTTCTCATGAGGAAAAGGATGGAGTGTATACGTTTTACGTTCGAAAAATCTAAATCACTACAATAAGCGAACACGCAGTAGGAAGCCGGGCAAATGTTCGCGTGTTTAAAACTGGCTTAATTCAGATTAAGCCAGGGAAAGGAGGAGAACTATGGATTTCCTCATGTTGATCATTATGATCACTCTTGGCTTAATCGGGTCCTTTTTCTCAGGGTTGTTAGGGATCGGTGGGGCCATTATTAACTATCCGCTATTGCTGTATGTACCTCCACTATTCGGGGTAGCTCATTTCACAGCTCATGAGGTTTCTTCAATTAGCATGTTTCAGGTTTTCTTTGCTTCGCTTGCAGGCGTTCTGGCATTTCAGAAAAACAGCAAAGGAAAGCTGGAGCCACCCGTCATTCATAAGGGACTCGTTGTTTATATGGGAAGCGGGATTCTGGCAGGAAGTCTGATCGGAGGATATATATCGGGATTGCTTCAAGGAGATGTTATTAACCTGATCTACGGCATTCTTGCTTTGTTGGCAGTTATACTGATGCTGATTCCTCGCAGGGGCTCGGATAATATACAAGATCATCTTCAATTTAATAAAATCATCGCGGTTGTGTCAGCGTTTATCGTGGGTATTGTCTCGGGAATTGTCGGTGCGGGCGGGGCGTTCATTCTCATTCCCATCATGCTCACCATTCTTAAAATACCGACACGTACGACCATCGCTTCTTCACTTGCCATCGTCTTTATCTCAGCCATCGGCGGGGTAATTGGAAAGCTTACTGGCGGACATATTCCTTTATGGCCAACTTTATTTACAGTCGTAGGAAGTTTGATCGGTGCTCCTCTAGGATCCAAAATCAGTTCCAAAATCAATGTCAAGGTGCTTCAGTATGGACTCGTTGTATTGATTGCGCTGACAGCCGTGAAAGTTTGGTCAACAATTCTTTAGAGGAGCGAAACACATTCTCAAGATATTGTAATTTATGTATTCAAGAAAGCGGGGATTAAGATTAATGGCAGATAAATCAACGATCGTCTTATTCAGCGGGGAGCTGGATAAAGCAATCGCGGCGTTCATTATTGCAAATGGAGCAGCGGCATATGATCACGAAGTAACGATATTTTTCACGTTCTGGGGGCTGAATGCTCTTCGGAAAGACGAGGTTATCCAGACCAAAAAAGGTTTTCTGGAAAAGGCCTTTGGATGGATGATGCCACGAGGAGCCAACAAACTTGGTCTTTCCAAAATGAATTTTGGCGGTTTGGGTCCGCAAATGATTAAACATGTTATGAAAAAACACAATGCCTTATCCCTGCCTCAATTGATGGAATTGGCACAAGAACAAGGAGTGAAGCTGGTTGCTTGTACCATGACCATGGATCTTCTAGGTTTAAAACAGGAAGAGTTACTCGATGGTTTGCAATATGCAGGTGTTGCTGCTTATCTGGGTGATGCATCGAACGGAAAGGTAAACTTATTTATTTAAAGGTGTAAGCTAACCTTTTTTGCTCTATAATATACCTATACTGGTATGCTATAAAGGAGAGTAGATTGGATATGGAATATCATTATTCAGATAGCTTAAAAACACGTTTGCGCAAAATTGAAGGACAGGTCCGTGGTGTGCTTCGTCTAATGGAAGAAGATAAACCTTGTAAAGAGGTTGTTGCTCAGTTGTCCGCTGTCCGTAATGCTTCTGACCGGGCTCTAGCACAAATTGTGGCAGATAATCTCCAACAATGTATCAAGGCTGAACAAGAAGCTGGCAATAATGATACGAGTAAGTTAGTGAAGGAAGCGGTGGAGCTTCTTGTGAAAAGCCGATAGGCAAGGTACAAGAATCAGAATTAAAATGGAGAGTCTGGCTAGACTTGAGAAAGTTCTAGTCTGTTGTTACAATACCCATAGGGGTATATGTTTAAAATGATAATGGACGGCATATGGATACATTCAGCATATGTTCGGTTTGAAGATAAATAGAAAGCATCTTGAAAACCATATTTTTTATAAAAGGAGCGGATGTAGATGGCATTTCAAATTCCAAAAGTAATCACCCCTCAAGAGGTATCGTCGCAGTTGAAACAAGGGGAGCAGCTATACCTGCTAGATGTTCGGGAGGATGCTGAGTGGGAAGAAGGACATGTACAGGGGGCAAAACATATTCCGCTAGGCCAGTTGATGGAACGGGTTGAGGAACTGCCAGTCTCACAAGAGATCATTGTGATCTGCCGAAGCGGGAACCGTAGCGGCCTGGCCTGTGAACTTTTACATGAGAAAGGGTTCCAGATTGTGAATATGACAGGCGGTCTTAGCAACTGGACAGATTACGATCAATTGGTTAGATAAGACCTGTTCACTGCAGGAATGAAAGCACGTGGAAGAAAGGATGTTATGAATGACACTGGTGTATATTGCAGCTACAATTGGTATCCTATGGCTAATCATTCAGCTCTGGCCGGTCTCCTCCCTAACCTATGTGAACAGCAAGGAATGGGACCCGTCACAGAAACGGTGGTCTAACGTCAGAATACTGGATATCAGAGACTCAAGCGAGTACTGGCAAGATCATATCCCGGGTTCAATTAATATATCCATTGGCCGATTGTCTGCAGTCTGGATGAAGGAGCTGTCACCCGATCAGGAGGTCATGATCTTTTCACGGAATTGGCTATCCCGCCAAAAAGCAGCCCGCATACTGGCACGCCGTGGATTCAGACAGTTGTATGCAGTGAAGGGTTGTTATTTTGCCATGAATAGAAAGGGAGAGTCCAGTGAACACAAGCACTGTTATTAATATCGCCATTTTGCTTCTGATTGTATGGTTCCTCTATACTCGACTGAAGCCGGTCACCGGCTTGACCAACCTAAAACCGGATGAATTCCGACAGGCCATCAAAACAAACCCTCCAGGCATGGTGGTGGATGTGCGCGAGCCTGCTGAATATAAAAGAGGGTATATTCCGGGAGCAATTAACATCCCCTTGTCGCAACTGCAGCAGCGATTAAGCGAGATTCCACAGAACAAGCGTGTTTTTCTATACTGCCAGAGTGGCATGCGCAGCAAGAGTGCAGCCAAAATATTAAGCAAGCAAGGCTACACTCAGATCTCTAATCTTCAAGGCGGCGTAAGTGCATGGAGAGAAAAATTGATTTCCAAAAAATAAATTCCCCACCTATATGCTGTATAACAGCAGTCCATTCATCGGGCTGCTGTTTTTTGACGTTTTTCAAAACAAATAATTAAACCCGGGTAATATTGACTTTATATTTTTACCCGGGTAATATAAAAGAGTCAAGGTAAGATCAGAGAAGGAGGAGTCATATGCAAGCTTCATCACACCCAATCAGCTACACCGCTTTTGTGGATCGAGCCTGCTTCGCGAAGGGCTCATTACAACATGTTGTTGGTATTGCCAAAGATAATCTGGAGGACAGTCAACTTGCACAAATCCTTATTTTCCATGATGGGACAGGTAAACCGGTTGACGTTGATTTTCGCGGGAGCACCGTTGAAGTGCTTGACCGATTACACGGCGAGGGTATGGAAGGGCCTACTTCGGATACAACAGAAAAAGAAAATGAACAGCCTGCTCGCAAGGTTGGTCGTCCCAAGCTGGGCGTAGTATCTGGCGAAGTTACGCTACTTCCCAGGCAATGGGAATGGTTGAAAGCTCAACCCGGAGGCGCTTCTGTCACATTGAGGAAACTGATTGATGAAGCCCGCCGTGTGGGTGAGAGTGAAAGTAAAGTTCGTGCCGCTCAAGAAGCGACGTATCATTTCATGACTGCAATGGCAGGCGACTTTGACCAGTATGAAGAGGCTCTGAGAGCACTGTATGCCGGCAATGAAGCTCTTTTTTACGAATGGATTGATGACTGGACGCCAGATATCAGAGACTATGTTAAGGATTTGGCCAAAGGTGCGTTCATGCAACAAATATAAATTTGAAGGAGAATATTTTAATGAATAGATTAAACGTTAATGGTATTGATCTTGCTTATGACAGTTATGGCGATGAAAAGCATGAAACCATTCTCTTGATCGCCGGGCTGGGAACACAAATGATCCGATGGACGGCCCCCTTTTGTGAAATGCTGGCAGCCAGAGGATACAGGGTAATTCGTTTTGACAATAGAGACACCGGATTATCTACTCATTTTAGTCATCACGATCCTCTGGATTTTGAAACACTCGCCAGAACACTTATGTCAGGACAACGCCCCCATATACCTTACACGCTTGAGGATATGTCTGATGATACGATTGGATTGTTAGATGCACTGGACATCGCGAAAGCACATATTGTTGGACGTTCCATGGGTGGTATGATAGCCCAACTCACTGCCAGCCGTTATCCCGAGAGAGTGATCTCGCTAACTTCAATCATGTCCACTACAGGCAATCCAGAACTTCCGCAGACTTCACCAGAGATCATGGCGTTAATGACTCGTCCAGCTCCGAACCCGAGAGAGGATGAGGCAGGATATCTGGCTCAAAGTACGGCTTTTGCCAGACAGATTGCAGGTACGGGTTATGCGTTTAACGAGGAAGAGTATCATTCCATGATTCGTGAAGAACTGCGACGAGCGTATGATCCGGGCAGTATCGGAAGACAAATTGCAGCTATTGCCGTATCCGGAGACCGGCGTCCGCAACTCGCAAAAATAGGTGTGCCCACGTTAGTCATCCATGGAGCGGAAGACTCCATGTTTGTGCCAGCATGCGGAGAAGACACGGCGAAAGCCATCCCGGGCTCCGAATATATGGTGCTTAAAGGCATGGGACATGATTTGCCGGAACAGCTGTTTGGAACGGTCATTGACGGAATTGTTCGAACAGCTCAGCGTAACAAACCGAATTGAAATGATGAATCATAGACCTCCAAAGTGGCCTTAGAAAACAATTTCTAAGGCCTTTGTGTTTATCTTTAGATAATAGATAATCTGACGATTTTATCGTCAACAAGTACAAAATGATAATTCAATAATAGTGGATCGGGTAGACCAGTCTTGTCGTAGGTACCATCGAGCTTGCATGTTAGCACAATTTCATCTCCTATTTTTTTTGCCTTTGTTGGCTTTAAGGTTACATTCGCCGCGAAATGGTTTTGATCACTCCATTCCCGAATCGCCTGTTTACCATTTCGCTTTTTTCCTTCATCTAATACAACGGCATTTTCTGAAAAACAATCTACAAATACTGCTGGGTCTGGTTTATTAGATGCATGAATGTATTTGCTAATTACAAACGGTAAATGATTGAGATCCATATTGTTCCTCCTCTTATTAAATCGCATTAGACGGTAGGGATAGTTCCCCCATCAATGACATATTCACTACCTGTAATAGATGCTGCTCGGTCTGATACCAGAAATGCGGCCAGCTCAGCGACTTCTTCAGGAAACCCTGGCCGTCCAATGGGGATACCTCCGAGTGAAGTCATGAGTTGTTCAAGAGCACTTTCTCGACTTCCAGTTTCCGCTGCGATCCGATCAATTAGTGCGTCAGCCGCTTCTGTCTGGATAAACCCTGGAGACAATGTATTTATGCGAATTCCTTGAGGGGAAAATTCATTTGATAGTCCCTTGCTATAATTAGCCAGCGCGGCTTTTGCAGATGCATAAGCCAGTGTAGTTTCATATAAAGGCAAACGTCTTTGGATAGAAGTGAAATGAAGAATAACGCCTGAATTATTTTCTAACATAAGTGGAATTAAGCCACGATCAAGTCGAACTGCTGCGAGTAAATTCCAATTTAATGCATGAAGCCAATCGTCATCATTCAATACAAGTGCGCCTCCAGGTGGTGTGGTTGATCCACCTACGCAATGGACAATAATATCGATGCCTCCAAGTTGTTCTTTTACTGCTGTAATTATTTGATCTGTACCTTCAGGTGTGGCGACATCTGCTTGAACAAATTTCACTGAATTGGGCAAGTCAGTGGATACTGAACGGGCAGTAGTAAGGACTGTAGCTCCGGCGTTTGCAAGTCTTTTTACAACAGCTTGTCCCATTCCCTTTGTTCCTCCAGTTACCAGCACCTTTTTGCCTTTAAATTCAGATAGAGAGTACTCAAATTCTTTATGCATAATTATTCCTCCTAGTAATAATATTCAATGATTAAAAACTGCTTTGTCTCTTAACATTGTGTTATGAGAGAGGAGCTAGAACTAATACTACACTTGCCACTTTCATAACGTCCAATTTATTATAATAATGAAAATGATGAATAATATTAATATAGGAGGTTGTCCTAATGGAACTTACACAATTAGAATACTTTATGACCGTTGCACGGCTTGAACATATGACATTAGCCTCCAAAAAACTCGGTATTACTCAGCCAGCGTTAAGTCATGCAATTGCCAAGCTTGAAAATGAAATAGGAGCTCCATTATT of Paenibacillus sp. FSL R5-0517 contains these proteins:
- a CDS encoding nuclear transport factor 2 family protein, which codes for MDLNHLPFVISKYIHASNKPDPAVFVDCFSENAVVLDEGKKRNGKQAIREWSDQNHFAANVTLKPTKAKKIGDEIVLTCKLDGTYDKTGLPDPLLLNYHFVLVDDKIVRLSII
- a CDS encoding SDR family oxidoreductase, giving the protein MHKEFEYSLSEFKGKKVLVTGGTKGMGQAVVKRLANAGATVLTTARSVSTDLPNSVKFVQADVATPEGTDQIITAVKEQLGGIDIIVHCVGGSTTPPGGALVLNDDDWLHALNWNLLAAVRLDRGLIPLMLENNSGVILHFTSIQRRLPLYETTLAYASAKAALANYSKGLSNEFSPQGIRINTLSPGFIQTEAADALIDRIAAETGSRESALEQLMTSLGGIPIGRPGFPEEVAELAAFLVSDRAASITGSEYVIDGGTIPTV